Proteins encoded by one window of Salvia splendens isolate huo1 chromosome 5, SspV2, whole genome shotgun sequence:
- the LOC121805478 gene encoding alcohol dehydrogenase 1: MSSTNSQVIRCKAAVAWEAGKPLVIEEVEVAPPQKMEVRVKILFTSLCHTDVYFWEAKGQTPLFPRIFGHEAGGIVESVGEGVTEVAPGDHVLPVFTGECKECRHCKSAESNMCDLLRINTDRGVMIGDGKSRFSKDGKPIYHFVGTSTFSEYTVVHVGCLAKINPAAPLDIVCVLSCGISTGLGAALNVAKPTKGSTVAIFGLGAVGLAAAEGARIAGASRIIGVDLNANRFNEAKKFGVTEFVNPKDHDKPIQEVLIGMTDGGVDRSIECTGNVSAMISAFECVHDGWGVAVLVGVPNKDDAFKTHPMNLLNERTLKGTFFGNYKPRTDIPVVVERYKEMGLELDKFITHRVPFSEINKAFDYMLRGESIRCIITMDD, translated from the exons atgtctAGCACTAATTCCCAAGTTATTCGATGCAAAG CTGCGGTGGCGTGGGAGGCCGGAAAGCCTTTGGTGATCGAGGAAGTTGAGGTGGCGCCGCCGCAGAAAATGGAAGTCCGTGTCAAGATTCTGTTCACCTCCCTTTGCCACACTGATGTCTATTTCTGGGAGGCCAAG GGACAGACACCTCTGTTTCCTCGAATCTTTGGGCACGAAGCCGGAGG AATTGTGGAGAGTGTAGGTGAAGGTGTGACCGAGGTCGCGCCAGGGGACCACGTCCTCCCCGTCTTCACGGGCGAGTGCAAGGAGTGTCGTCACTGCAAGTCAGCCGAGAGCAACATGTGTGACCTCCTCCGGATAAACACGGACAGGGGAGTGATGATCGGGGATGGGAAGTCGAGGTTCTCCAAAGACGGGAAGCCTATATACCACTTTGTTGGAACCTCGACCTTTAGTGAGTACACGGTCGTCCACGTTGGTTGCCTCGCGAAGATCAACCCGGCCGCCCCCCTGGATATAGTTTGTGTCCTCAGCTGTGGCATTTCCACAG GACTTGGTGCGGCTCTGAATGTCGCCAAACCGACAAAAGGCTCGACCGTTGCTATATTCGGGTTGGGTGCAGTTGGCCTTGCC GCTGCTGAAGGGGCTCGGATAGCTggcgcttcaaggatcatcggtGTTGATCTGAACGCGAACCGTTTCAACGAAG CGAAGAAATTTGGTGTCACCGAATTCGTGAATCCAAAAGATCATGACAAGCCTATTCAGGAG GTCCTGATCGGGATGACCGATGGTGGAGTCGACCGTAGCATAGAGTGCACGGGGAACGTTAGCGCGATGATATCCGCGTTTGAATGTGTTCATGAT GGTTGGGGCGTGGCCGTGCTGGTCGGGGTTCCTAACAAAGACGACGCCTTCAAAACGCATCCTATGAATTTGCTGAATGAGAGGACTCTGAAAGGGACATTTTTTGGCAATTACAAGCCCCGCACGGATATTCCGGTAGTCGTTGAACGTTATAAG GAGATGGGGCTCGAGCTGGACAAGTTCATCACCCACCGCGTCCCCTTCTCGGAGATCAACAAGGCCTTCGACTATATGCTCCGAGGCGAATCGATCCGCTGCATCATCACCATGGACGATTGA
- the LOC121804629 gene encoding uncharacterized protein LOC121804629 isoform X2, whose protein sequence is MATSIIYSQAFPVASNMNSDRTSNNCFWTMGVDDAASNDARTSLNWTSEEDKAFEIALFTHYNHADMWGKIALAVPGKTVQDLKLHYEALSLMAFESGKMPLSIYSRKGDVLEEKKLKSEQVTRESSTARTGELFPGNLERAAAHAGTQLLSGCAKVASGDAFGKRGRPKKAVCTNENKLVLGARYPRKKKAVACNEGKLLPGKLLRSGYPQEAPKDIGYQLLSGYPNQLGFPSGSLPTPSYGTVGNSTGAAMRDIDELADGRYDIGSSTDILDDLDISLFPYFWD, encoded by the coding sequence TCAAGCTTTCCCAGTTGCCTCAAACATGAATTCAGATCGGACATCCAACAACTGCTTCTGGACGATGGGGGTGGATGATGCTGCATCAAATGATGCACGCACATCTTTGAATTGGACAAGCGAGGAGGACAAGGCATTCGAGATTGCTCTCTTTACCCACTATAATCATGCTGATATGTGGGGTAAGATCGCATTGGCAGTTCCTGGGAAAACAGTTCAAGATCTAAAACTTCACTATGAAGCCTTAAGTTTGATGGCTTTTGAGTCTGGCAAGATGCCTCTGTCCATTTATTCGAGAAAAGGCGATGTTCTAGAAGAGAAGAAGCTGAAGTCAGAGCAAGTGACACGAGAGTCTTCTACAGCTAGAACCGGAGAATTGTTTCCTGGAAATCTCGAGAGAGCAGCAGCGCACGCTGGAACCCAACTGCTGTCAGGATGCGCAAAGGTAGCTTCAGGTGATGCTTTCGGGAAGCGCGGGCGCCCTAAGAAAGCTGTGTGTACTAATGAAAACAAGCTGGTGCTGGGGGCAAGGTATCCCAGGAAAAAGAAAGCTGTTGCATGTAACGAGGGCAAATTGCTGCCCGGGAAGCTACTGCGGTCTGGGTACCCTCAAGAAGCTCCAAAGGATATCGGATATCAACTGCTGTCTGGATACCCTAATCAACTGGGCTTCCCATCTGGTTCACTCCCGACTCCTTCTTATGGGACTGTTGGGAATAGCACAGGTGCAGCAATGCGGGATATTGATGAGCTTGCTGATGGTCGATATGATATCGGTTCTAGCACCGATATTTTGGATGATCTTGATATCTCTTTGTTCCCTTATTTttgggattga
- the LOC121804629 gene encoding uncharacterized protein LOC121804629 isoform X1 yields MNSKMYSSAFSVLSQAFPVASNMNSDRTSNNCFWTMGVDDAASNDARTSLNWTSEEDKAFEIALFTHYNHADMWGKIALAVPGKTVQDLKLHYEALSLMAFESGKMPLSIYSRKGDVLEEKKLKSEQVTRESSTARTGELFPGNLERAAAHAGTQLLSGCAKVASGDAFGKRGRPKKAVCTNENKLVLGARYPRKKKAVACNEGKLLPGKLLRSGYPQEAPKDIGYQLLSGYPNQLGFPSGSLPTPSYGTVGNSTGAAMRDIDELADGRYDIGSSTDILDDLDISLFPYFWD; encoded by the coding sequence ATGAATTCAAAAATGTACAGCTCAGCATTCTCTGTTCTCAGTCAAGCTTTCCCAGTTGCCTCAAACATGAATTCAGATCGGACATCCAACAACTGCTTCTGGACGATGGGGGTGGATGATGCTGCATCAAATGATGCACGCACATCTTTGAATTGGACAAGCGAGGAGGACAAGGCATTCGAGATTGCTCTCTTTACCCACTATAATCATGCTGATATGTGGGGTAAGATCGCATTGGCAGTTCCTGGGAAAACAGTTCAAGATCTAAAACTTCACTATGAAGCCTTAAGTTTGATGGCTTTTGAGTCTGGCAAGATGCCTCTGTCCATTTATTCGAGAAAAGGCGATGTTCTAGAAGAGAAGAAGCTGAAGTCAGAGCAAGTGACACGAGAGTCTTCTACAGCTAGAACCGGAGAATTGTTTCCTGGAAATCTCGAGAGAGCAGCAGCGCACGCTGGAACCCAACTGCTGTCAGGATGCGCAAAGGTAGCTTCAGGTGATGCTTTCGGGAAGCGCGGGCGCCCTAAGAAAGCTGTGTGTACTAATGAAAACAAGCTGGTGCTGGGGGCAAGGTATCCCAGGAAAAAGAAAGCTGTTGCATGTAACGAGGGCAAATTGCTGCCCGGGAAGCTACTGCGGTCTGGGTACCCTCAAGAAGCTCCAAAGGATATCGGATATCAACTGCTGTCTGGATACCCTAATCAACTGGGCTTCCCATCTGGTTCACTCCCGACTCCTTCTTATGGGACTGTTGGGAATAGCACAGGTGCAGCAATGCGGGATATTGATGAGCTTGCTGATGGTCGATATGATATCGGTTCTAGCACCGATATTTTGGATGATCTTGATATCTCTTTGTTCCCTTATTTttgggattga
- the LOC121804629 gene encoding uncharacterized protein LOC121804629 isoform X3, translated as MNSDRTSNNCFWTMGVDDAASNDARTSLNWTSEEDKAFEIALFTHYNHADMWGKIALAVPGKTVQDLKLHYEALSLMAFESGKMPLSIYSRKGDVLEEKKLKSEQVTRESSTARTGELFPGNLERAAAHAGTQLLSGCAKVASGDAFGKRGRPKKAVCTNENKLVLGARYPRKKKAVACNEGKLLPGKLLRSGYPQEAPKDIGYQLLSGYPNQLGFPSGSLPTPSYGTVGNSTGAAMRDIDELADGRYDIGSSTDILDDLDISLFPYFWD; from the coding sequence ATGAATTCAGATCGGACATCCAACAACTGCTTCTGGACGATGGGGGTGGATGATGCTGCATCAAATGATGCACGCACATCTTTGAATTGGACAAGCGAGGAGGACAAGGCATTCGAGATTGCTCTCTTTACCCACTATAATCATGCTGATATGTGGGGTAAGATCGCATTGGCAGTTCCTGGGAAAACAGTTCAAGATCTAAAACTTCACTATGAAGCCTTAAGTTTGATGGCTTTTGAGTCTGGCAAGATGCCTCTGTCCATTTATTCGAGAAAAGGCGATGTTCTAGAAGAGAAGAAGCTGAAGTCAGAGCAAGTGACACGAGAGTCTTCTACAGCTAGAACCGGAGAATTGTTTCCTGGAAATCTCGAGAGAGCAGCAGCGCACGCTGGAACCCAACTGCTGTCAGGATGCGCAAAGGTAGCTTCAGGTGATGCTTTCGGGAAGCGCGGGCGCCCTAAGAAAGCTGTGTGTACTAATGAAAACAAGCTGGTGCTGGGGGCAAGGTATCCCAGGAAAAAGAAAGCTGTTGCATGTAACGAGGGCAAATTGCTGCCCGGGAAGCTACTGCGGTCTGGGTACCCTCAAGAAGCTCCAAAGGATATCGGATATCAACTGCTGTCTGGATACCCTAATCAACTGGGCTTCCCATCTGGTTCACTCCCGACTCCTTCTTATGGGACTGTTGGGAATAGCACAGGTGCAGCAATGCGGGATATTGATGAGCTTGCTGATGGTCGATATGATATCGGTTCTAGCACCGATATTTTGGATGATCTTGATATCTCTTTGTTCCCTTATTTttgggattga
- the LOC121804643 gene encoding uncharacterized protein LOC121804643 produces the protein MNSDRTSNNCFWTMEVDGAASKDARTSLDWTREEDKAFEIALFTHYNHADMWDKITLAVPGKTVQDLKLHYEALSLMAFESGKMPLSIYSTKGDVLEEKKLKSEQATRGAHWTEEEHRQFLDGLEKYGKGSWKNISEYCVHTRSSTQVASHAQKYYRRLSSTKKEGKRLSIYDITTLKPEKLLPFEKATASCMPECCKGESSTAGTEELLPGNPEKAAAHTGTQLLPGSAMGASGNASGKRGRPKNASSTDGNKPMMGARYPQKKKALACNESQLLIRPKKAPSDAGKLLLSGCPNEAPKDIGYQLLSGYPNQLGPPSGSLKIAGHPTPSGMVGRRRGAPVQDIDVIADCLLDIGSDTETLDDLDLSLFPHFLD, from the exons ATGAATTCAGATCGGACATCCAACAACTGCTTCTGGACGATGGAGGTGGATGGTGCTGCATCGAAGGATGCACGCACATCTTTGGATTGGACAAGGGAGGAGGACAAGGCATTCGAGATTGCTCTCTTTACCCACTATAATCATGCTGATATGTGGGATAAGATCACATTGGCAGTTCCTGGGAAAACAGTTCAAGATCTAAAACTTCACTATGAAGCCTTAAGTTTGATGGCTTTTGAGTCTGGCAAGATGCCTCTGTCCATTTATTCGACAAAAGGCGATGTTCTAGAAGAGAAGAAGCTGAAGTCAGAGCAAGCTACACGAGGGGCCCATTGGACAGAAGAGGAACACAG GCAATTTCTAGATGGTTTGGAGAAGTACGGTAAGGGTTCTTGGAAGAACATTTCGGAATATTGTGTGCATACTAGATCAAGTACCCAAGTTGCAAGCCATGCTCAAAAGTACTACAGAAGGCTGAGTTCGACTAAGAAAGAGGGTAAAAGGCTCAGTATTTATGATATCACAACTCTGAAACCCGAGAAATTGTTACCCTTCGAGAAGGCAACGGCAAGCTGCATGCCTGAATGCTGCAAGGGAGAGTCTTCTACAGCTGGAACCGAAGAATTACTTCCTGGAAATCCTGAGAAAGCAGCAGCGCATACTGGAACCCAACTGCTGCCTGGATCCGCCATGGGAGCTTCAGGTAATGCTTCTGGGAAGCGCGGGCGCCCTAAAAACGCTTCGAGTACTGATGGAAACAAGCCGATGATGGGGGCAAGGTATCCCCAGAAAAAGAAAGCTCTTGCATGTAACGAGAGCCAATTGCTGATTAGGCCAAAGAAAGCTCCATCTGATGCTGGGAAGCTACTGCTGTCTGGGTGCCCTAATGAAGCTCCCAAGGATATCGGGTATCAACTGCTGTCTGGATACCCTAATCAACTGGGCCCCCCATCTGGTTCTCTCAAGATCGCAGGCCACCCGACTCCATCTGGGATGGTTGGGCGTAGAAGAGGTGCACCAGTGCAAGACATTGACGTGATTGCTGATTGTCTACTCGATATTGGTTCTGACACCGAAACTCTAGATGATTTGGATCTGTCTTTGTTCCCTCATTTTCTGGATTGA